Proteins co-encoded in one Gadus morhua chromosome 6, gadMor3.0, whole genome shotgun sequence genomic window:
- the plcxd3 gene encoding PI-PLC X domain-containing protein 3 has product MASSHGRCDLRFADWMSSLPQTMHTIPLTNLAIPGSHDSFSFYIDESSPVGPEQPETVQNFVSVFGTVAKKLMRKWLATQTMNFTCQLESGVRFFDLRISTKPRDPDNELFFAHGLFSATVREGLEQISTYLSSHAREVVFLDFNHFYGVQNLHHEKLVTMLKDIFGDKLCPVIFAQELTLQYLWEKEFQVLVFYHHPMALEVPFLWPGQMMPSPWANTTDPEKLVQFLQASITDRRRKGTFFVSQVVLTPKASTVMKGVASGLRETITERALPGMMQWIRSQRPGENGINIITADFVELGEFISAVITLNYHLDDEDDYAT; this is encoded by the exons ATGGCTTCGTCTCACGGGAGATGCGACCTAAGGTTCGCCGACTGGATGTCAAGTTTACCGCAGACCATGCATACCATCCCGCTCACCAATCTGGCCATTCCCG GTTCCCATGACTCTTTCAGCTTCTACATCGACGAGTCGTCCCCAGTGGGCCCGGAGCAGCCCGAGACGGTGCAGAACTTTGTGTCCGTGTTCGGAACGGTGGCCAAGAAGCTGATGAGGAAGTGGCTGGCGACGCAGACCATGAACTTCACCTGCCAGCTGGAGTCGGGCGTGCGCTTCTTCGACCTGCGCATCTCCACCAAGCCCCGTGACCCCGACAATGAGCTGTTCTTCGCCCACGGGCTCTTCAGCGCCACg gtCAGGGAGGGCTTGGAACAGATCAGTACTTACCTGTCATCGCATGCCAGAGAGGTGGTGTTCCTGGACTTCAACCACTTCTACGGGGTGCAGAACCTCCACCATGAGAAGCTGGTCACCATGCTCAAAGACATCTTTGGAGACAAACTGTGTCCCGTCATCTTCGCTCAAGAG TTGACCCTGCAGTATCTGTGGGAGAAGGAGTTCCAGGTGCTTGTGTTCTACCATCACCCGATGGCTCTGGAGGTCCCTTTCCTCTGGCCCGGCCAGATGATGCCCTCCCCCTGGGCCAATACCACCGACCCAGAGAAGCTGGTGCAGTTCCTCCAGGCCTCCATCACCGATCGCAG GAGGAAGGGCACCTTCTTTGTTTCCCAGGTGGTGCTGACCCCCAAAGCCAGCACCGTGATGAAAGGAGTGGCCAGCGGTCTGAGGGAAACCATcacagagag ggcCCTGCCGGGCATGATGCAGTGGATCCGGTCCCAGCGGCCGGGGGAGAACGGCATCAACATCATCACGGCGGACTTCGTGGAGCTGGGGGAGTTCATCAGCGCCGTCATCACGCTCAACTATCACCTGGACGATGAGGATGACTACGCCACCTGA